A genomic region of Anopheles coustani chromosome 3, idAnoCousDA_361_x.2, whole genome shotgun sequence contains the following coding sequences:
- the LOC131260658 gene encoding N-acetyltransferase eco — METPRSVTRVLRPHAGTPKLSSRKKSLFGKDDSNESDLGPITPLRFGSNRNTAKPNTTLNNITSFRNLFGNESPESERSLSPDFAQRYTNNGRYELLTEGHDKENQHAVDEETRFSFHSIPATPSGRLSAEESALLDESNSNSLSVQMSSDLNLIEKRTLRTPGVTTRNSMKKGSQVRSVEPSFRRTNEQEKSTNDATPNTSIPVHRCHTSTRSAVKARTALHFNDIQTIPTKSFYASSMSENRQNIDQPTSVSATEVKRTAEEVSPPAVVTKPTVPTGKTPRKLGSMRKRSKSFSSNAPRLGQRGVVHKIRKPSKKSSPKESQKESKKREKQNSKQSQKNRAIAGRTKSCPTTPKGTGEKQLDKDDFIQKLQRVKDMLEQGQTRLQRARPLSMTRSMTDLSKATQSCGEEADSSSSEDEDSDMEESQGQNRKFFRSRSGSRNQRKVYNHFNSISLLVRKGGKRKLIDFPQTPKRRRTDFEKQDYFDFETEQQEVDDLINRLDQRGSYAQEGEDYAYQQQQQPHEAIIENEDAINYGDDEPIPIQSNVIYVTMDDYIVDETQMDSMTVYEESMHSSQTIIVRHDDPSQMVAQNDANLHSAMNVDYCADYGLPQITQTQWIMEDTLQTTNTTTTTTTTNESSTMYYPIFYRDRVKDLWQQEKQSSTSDPPQMDVFHALRQQDRAHKQQQRHGTGVDQYQLDAGQRAYGAVQCTECGLTYSRHEPEEELIHDNFHRSHAKLTFAGWSNEHIVTQVPEWDVTGRIIVVSQVDSRQWLAKVQSILEVVDTELGFATYGELPEGGCVYLAIARSTVLGVCVVQPLQYANRMITIDGLHGAPIDCYSTEFYPAKCGISRIWVSPKYRRLGVGRTLLTAIKRHYIFGYVMRSEEIAFGAPTESGRLFAESVTGQKDFLVYL; from the exons ATGGAGACTCCGCGTTCGGTAACCCGAGTTCTAAGACCACACGCTGGAACACCGAAATTATCCAGCAGAAAGAAATCTCTCTTTGGAAAGGATGATAGCAATGAATCTGATTTGGGACCGATTACTCCGCTTCGATTTGGCAGTAACCGAAACACTGCTAAAC CAAACACTACTCTGAATAACATCACATCATTCCGAAATCTCTTTGGCAACGAATCTCCCGAAAGTGAACGTTCCTTGTCTCCCGATTTCGCCCAACGGTATACAAACAATGGGCGCTACGAGCTGCTTACGGAGGGGCATGATAAGGAAAATCAGCACGCGGTCGATGAAGAGACACGCTTCTCGTTTCACAGCATCCCGGCGACGCCGAGCGGGCGGCTTAGTGCTGAGGAGAGTGCACTTCTCGATGAAAGCAATTCTAACTCCTTATCCGTCCAGATGAGTTCCGACCTGAATCTAATAGAAAAACGGACACTCCGGACGCCCGGTGTTACGACACGCAATTCCATGAAAAAAGGTTCGCAAGTGCGATCAGTCGAACCTTCGTTTCGCAGGACGaacgaacaagaaaaaagtacaaaTGATGCCACACCCAACACCAGTATTCCGGTGCACCGTTGTCATACTTCCACTCGATCCGCTGTTAAGGCGCGCACAGCCTTACATTTCAACGATATTCAGACCATACCGACAAAATCGTTCTATGCTTCTTCGATGAGTGAAAACAGACAAAATATTGACCAGCCCACTTCGGTGTCCGCTACGGAGGTGAAACGCACCGCGGAAGAAGTATCACCGCCGGCAGTCGTAACAAAACCAACTGTCCCTACCGGGAAAACTCCCCGCAAACTGGGCTCTATGCGCAAACGTTCGAAATCGTTCTCATCCAACGCACCGCGCCTTGGTCAGCGGGGAGTTGTCCATAAGATACGTAAACCATCTAAGAAGTCGTCTCCGAAGGAAAGCCAGAAAGAATCGAAAAAACGTgagaaacaaaacagtaaGCAATCGCAAAAAAATCGTGCGATTGCCGGTAGAACGAAAAGTTGCCCGACAACACCGAAAGGCACCGGGGAGAAACAGTTGGATAAAGATGATTTCATCCAGAAGCTACAGCGCGTGAAAGACATGCTCGAGCAAGGTCAAACCCGTTTGCAACGGGCTCGTCCACTGTCGATGACACGATCGATGACAGATCTGAGCAAAGCGACCCAATCCTGCGGAGAAGAAGCTGACTCGTCCTCATCGGAAGACGAAGATTCAGATATGGAAGAGAGCCAAGGGCAGAACCGTAAATTCTTCCGCTCTCGCAGTGGGTCCCGTAATCAGCGTAAAGTGTACAATCACTTCAACTCTATCTCGCTGCTGGTGCGTAAAGGTGGTAAGCGGAAGCTAATCGACTTTCCCCAGACTCCCAAGCGTCGCAGGACGGATTTCGAAAAGCAGGATTACTTTGATTTTGAGACCGAACAACAGGAGGTGGATGATTTAATCAACCGACTCGACCAGCGTGGGAGCTACGCCCAAGAGGGGGAGGACTATGcctatcagcagcagcaacagccgcACGAAGCTATTATTGAGAACGAGGATGCGATCAATTACGGTGACGACGAACCGATACCAATCCAATCGAACGTGATTTACGTCACGATGGACGATTACATCGTAGATGAGACACAAATGGATAGTATGACGGTTTATGAGGAGTCGATGCACAGCAGTCAAACCATCATCGTGCGGCATGATGATCCCAGCCAGATGGTTGCACAAAACGATGCTAATCTTCACTCGGCTATGAACGTGGACTACTGTGCCGATTATGGTT TGCCGCAGATTACCCAAACCCAGTGGATCATGGAAGATACTTTGCAAACGacgaacaccaccaccaccaccaccacaaccaacGAAAGCAGCACGATGTATTATCCCATCTTTTACCGTGACCGAGTGAAGGATCTGTGGCAACAGGAGAAGCAATCTTCCACGAGTGATCCGCCCCAGATGGACGTGTTTCATGCCCTACGGCAGCAGGATCgcgcacacaaacaacaacaacggcacgGGACCGGTGTGGACCAGTATCAACTCGATGCTGGTCAGCGAGCGTACGGTGCGGTGCAGTGCACGGAATGTGGCCTCACCTACTCAAGACACGAACCAGAGGAGGAGCTAATCCATGACAATTTCCATCGCTCCCATGCGAAACTCACGTTTGCCGGTTGGTCCAACGAACACATCGTAACGCAGGTCCCAGAATGGGACGTTACGGGCCGAATCATAGTGGTATCGCAGGTTGATAGCCGGCAGTGGCTCGCGAAGGTACAATCTATCCTGGAGGTAGTGGATACTGAGTTGGGATTCGCCACGTACGGTGAACTCCCGGAGGGTGGCTGCGTATATCTGGCCATTGCTCGTTCGACGGTGCTCGGTGTTTGCGTGGTCCAGCCGCTGCAGTATGCCAACCGGATGATCACCATCGACGGACTGCACGGCGCCCCAATCGATTGCTATTCGACCGAGTTCTATCCCGCCAA ATGTGGTATATCACGGATTTGGGTTTCACCCAAATATCGACGACTCGGGGTCGGTCGGACGCTCCTGACGGCCATCAAACGGCACTACATCTTCGGGTACGTGATGCGCTCCGAGGAAATCGCATTTGGCGCACCGACGGAGAGTGGCAGACTGTTTGCCGAATCGGTCACTGGCCAGAAAGATTTCCTGGTCTACCTGTAA
- the LOC131258432 gene encoding tryptophan--tRNA ligase, mitochondrial, with protein sequence MLVRRVLPFVVPSRRKSSLIPFTRTLSTEVKATSWPRKVFSGVQPTGALHIGNYLGAVKRWVELQEAGEDVTYCIVDLHSMTIPPDPDTLRHNTLQMTATLLACGIDPNRATLFLQSAVPQHAELSWILGCLTTMARLTHLPQYKEKSANMKEIPLGLYLYPVLQAADIMLYKATHVPVGEDQIQQLQLAQSLARAFNNKYGKTFPLCETLVNAGSRLKSLRDPSKKMSKSDPDPKSCIMLMDPPDVVLQKVKKSVTDFKSEVTFDPEERPGVSNLVTIHSMVSGKSTDELCQEAVGKNTGQYKLAVAEALIEHLRPIRERIEQYSRDGAYLSSVIEEGSERARATAERTIDEVKEKIGVNCFNVGRLRWHVRRENK encoded by the exons ATGTTGGTCAGACGGGTTTTACCATTTGTTGTACCATCTCGAAGGAAATCAAGTTTAATTCCATTTACCCGTACGCTATCAACGGAAGTCAAG GCCACATCATGGCCAAGAAAGGTGTTTTCTGGAGTGCAACCGACCGGTGCACTGCACATCGGAAACTACCTTGGCGCAGTGAAACGCTGGGTGGAGCTGCAAGAAGCCGGTGAAGATGTCACCTACTGCATCGTGGATTTGCACTCGATGACTATTCCGCCG gACCCTGACACGTTACGTCACAATACACTGCAAATGACGGCCACGCTGCTAGCGTGCGGAATCGATCCCAACCGGGCAACCCTGTTTCTGCAGTCGGCCGTCCCACAGCATGCCGAACTGTCCTGGATTCTTGGGTGCCTCACGACGATGGCTCGGCTGACGCATCTTCCCCAGTACAAAGAAAAATCGGCCAACATGAAGGAAATCCCTTTGGGACTATACCTGTACCCGGTGTTGCAGGCGGCAGACATCATGCTGTACAAAGCAACCCACGTACCAGTGGGCGAGGATCAGATTCAGCAGCTGCAACTCGCCCAATCACTTGCCCGTGCGTTTAACAACAAGTACggcaaaacgtttccactaTGCGAAACGCTCGTAAACGCCGGCAGTCGGTTGAAGTCTTTACGTGATCCTTCGAAAAAGATGTCCAAATCCGATCCCGATCCGAAGAGTTGCATTATGCTCATGGACCCGCCGGACGTGGTACTGCAGAAGGTTAAAAAGTCGGTCACCGATTTCAAGTCGGAGGTCACGTTTGACCCAGAGGAACGACCGGGTGTGTCGAACCTCGTTACAATACATTCGATGGTGAGTGGCAAAAGTACGGATGAGTTATGCCAGGAGGCAGTGGGCAAAAATACCGGTCAGTATAAGCTGGCGGTGGCGGAAGCATTGATTGAACACTTGCGACCCATTCGGGAGCGTATTGAACAGTATTCCCGTGACGGCGCTTATCTGTCCAGTGTTATTGAGGAAGGTAGCGAGCGGGCGAGAGCAACCGCGGAACGAACGATCGATGAGGTAAAGGAAAAGATTGGGGTAAACTGTTTCAATGTAGGACGGTTACGTTGGCATGTACGGCGTGAAAATAAGTAA
- the LOC131260657 gene encoding IQ and AAA domain-containing protein 1-like, which translates to MAQSKAIAKFWIATSNQIEHVLSHERLVQTVEPTKDVRVVHRLVSDLYCRYVGLCRSLDRCFDQTLQVQKRQVIKGLLEAANVRMLELRTKLQDIELSEFVYVDGALQELHLIPDDVEAVRPCYMSAKRPVELQSLIDSRRLKKIDGGNSDEEDSELSESDQDVEEEPENPMRPAVKRDRRKERIQVALALILAHEKARQARVRQTNFRLHPDRYYPKPIDEEIEDIEYDFSFRPGQQMLYPVKRTVYNWDFQMKQKNVVNFAYYTPPGYQPPITTELAAKDTGFKKASKMPQVGALEEWAESNRLETDKRQRLNDAAATIQRCWRRYHTKKVAKRARYERSKFLGLFDALEPIETNSTTVDEIRTARSERKQEFDQAFLEAIADEKARILRTRGAALLEDIGDAVRAWFRQWYDEAHAFDVIPELFEGGTVLIVRGETLTPLEYLEQERQKQLDKLKSAEQRKKEAEAAKAAKEREHSKRREEKERLKELAREKRAREKKEGKTYDFTEPEFVSNAYVTLEETIRRYRRDWEFINELEENCDDLPIMEWITLEKMAEVHQELHHEVHALLKAERELLQMALCKDERKKYKPPKAKKPPRAKSKGKSKRKEPPMDTAECRTVESMFDELVDRNVLKSYRSRTLEDFVGDISYCAFERRNRLEQDPFPGMGEVRTILRSYLYGMGPLLVPKPKSICLLGPSGYGKTLLLEAICHETGSVLFDLGVDTCGPIPPSEVPAFLQLVLAVARLVQPSVIAIEGIHRAFYKKIPTHEEQTDPGKLGKHLFKLIVKQLKPEDKILLVATSDAPWLAKVAPLKKCFEKFLLLPRPDYGSTVLLWQYALRRFGVGVPRDIDLSALATVTRGCYSAGHILHCTKEVLTIRRRMQFGRKPLEVAELLEHLLESTGVCPVSEKEYEKYVKWHSKVDKLAKMRTKLTRERQQLAEQTKAKETGTKK; encoded by the exons ATGGCCCAATCGAAAGCGATAGCAAAATTCTGGATCGCCACAAGTAATCAGATCGAGCACGTGCTGTCTCATGAAAGGCTTGTGCAAACGGTCGAGCCAACTAAAGACGTACGGGTAGTTCACCGGCTTGTGTCCGATTTGTATTGTCGCTATGTGGGTCTGTGCCGAAGTCTGGATCGGTGCTTTGATCAAACGTTGCAGGTGCAAAAACGGCAAGTCATTAAGGGTCTACTGGAAGCCGCCAATGTACGAATGCTCGAACTCAGGACGAAGCTACAGGATATAGAGCTCAGCGAGTTTGTCTACGTAGATGGGGCGCTACAGGAGCTTCATTTGATTCCGGACGATGTTGAGGCCGTTCGTCCGTGCTATATGTCCGCCAAGCGGCCAGTGGAATTACAATCGTTGATCGATTCGCGAAGATTGAAAAAGATCGATGGAGGGAATAGCGACGAGGAGGACAGTGAGCTGAGTGAGAGTGACCAGGACGTGGAAGAAGAGCCTGAAAACCCCATGCGACCGGCGGTGAAGCGTGATCGAAGGAAGGAACGGATTCAGGTTGCACTGGCACTAATTTTGGCGCATGAAAAAGCTCGCCAAGCGAGGGTGCGGCAGACTAACTTTCGTCTCCATCCCGATCGATACTACCCGAAACCAATTGACGAAGAGATCGAGGATATTGAGTacgatttttcctttcgaccGGGCCAGCAAATGCTCTATCCCGTCAAGCGTACCGTATATAATTGGGATTTTCAAATGAAGCAGAAAAATGTGGTCAACTTTGCGTATTACACACCTCCGGGGTACCAACCTCCGATCACAACCGAACTTGCTGCAAAGGATACTGGTTTTAAGAAGGCTTCAAAGATGCCTCAGGTGGGCGCGCTCGAAGAATGGGCTGAAAGTAATCGTCTAGAAACAGACAAACGGCAACGTTTGAATGATGCTGCAGCCACAATCCAACGCTGTTGGCGTCGGTATCACACTAAAAAGGTAGCAAAAAGGGCACGCTATGAAAGGTCAAAATTCCTAGGATTGTTTGACGCACTTGAGCCAATCGAAACCAATTCTACCACCGTCGACGAGATCCGTACAGCTCGAAGCGAAAGGAAGCAAGAGTTCGATCAGGCGTTTCTTGAAGCAATCGCGGACGAAAAGGCAAGAATTCTGCGCACACGTGGGGCAGCTCTGCTGGAGGATATTGGTGACGCCGTCAGGGCTTGGTTTCGTCAGTGGTACGACGAGGCCCATGCGTTTGATGTAATACCGGAGCTTTTTGAGGGTGGGACGGTACTTATCGTGCGCGGGGAAACTCTCACCCCGTTAGAGTACCTCGAGCAGGAGCGCCAAAAGCAGTTAGACAAGTTAAAGTCTGCCGAGCAGCGAAAGAAGGAGGCCGAAGCGGCAAAAGCCGCCAAGGAACGGGAACATTCGAAGAGACGCGAGGAAAAAGAACGTTTGAAGGAGCTGGCCCGGGAGAAACGTGCCCGTGAGAAAAAGGAGGGCAAAACATACGATTTCACTGAACCGGAGTTTGTGAGCAATGCTTACG taACGCTGGAAGAAACGATTCGTCGATATCGGAGGGACTGGGAGTTCATCAACGAGCTCGAGGAGAACTGTGACGACTTACCCATAATGGAATGGATTACATTGGAAAAAATGGCCGAAGTTCATCAGGAACTGCACCACGAAGTCCACGCGTTACTTAAAGCGGAACGAGAGCTGCTTCAAATGGCCTTATGCAAGGACGAACGGAAAAAGTACAAACCACCGAAAGCCAAAAAACCACCACGTGCGAAAAGTAAAGGTAAGTCAAAGCGAAAGGAACCCCCAATGGATACCGCAGAATGTCGTACCGTAGAGTCGATGTTCGATGAACTGGTGGACAGGAATGTCCTAAAATCTTATCGCTCGCGAACGCTCGAGGATTTTGTTGGCGACATCAGCTATTGTGCCTTCGAACGACGCAATCGGTTGGAACAGGATCCATTCCCGGGAATGGGAGAGGTTCGAACAATTCTGCGTTCTTATCTATACGGCATGGGTCCACTGTTGGTACCGAAACCGAAATCAATATGTCTCCTTGGCCCCAGTGGATACGGAAAAACATTGCTTTTGGAAGCGATTTGTCACGAGACCGGATCCGTCCTGTTTGATCTGGGCGTGGATACGTGTGGTCCCATTCCACCATCAGAAGTTCCGGCCTTCTTGCAGCTTGTACTCGCGGTCGCCCGCCTTGTTCAACCGTCAGTGATCGCGATCGAAGGCATACATCGAGCGTTCTACAAAAAAATCCCAACGCACGAGGAGCAAACCGATCCAGGAAAACTTGGAAAGCACTTGTTCAAGCTGATCGTAAAGCAACTAAAGCCGGAAGATAAGATCCTGCTCGTTGCCACGTCCGACGCCCCGTGGCTAGCGAAGGTGGCCCCATTGAAGAAATGTTTCGAAAAGTTCCTACTTCTACCACGACCGGACTACGGTTCGACGGTGTTACTTTGGCAATACGCACTGCGCCGCTTTGGGGTTGGGGTTCCGCGAGACATTGATCTTTCGGCGTTGGCTACCGTTACGCGGGGCTGCTACTCGGCCGGGCACATTTTGCACtgtaccaaggaagtgctgaCGATTCGTCGGCGCATGCAGTTCGGACGCAAACCGCTGGAGGTAGCTGAACTACTGGAACATTTGCTAGAATCTACGGGAGTGTGCCCAGTCAGTGAGAAAGAGTACGAGAAGTACGTCAAGTGGCACAGCAAGGTGGACAAGCTAGCGAAAATGCGAACCAAATTAACACGCGAACGACAGCAGCTGGCCGAGCAGACCAAAGCGAAAGAAACTGgcacaaaaaaataa
- the LOC131260659 gene encoding BLOC-1-related complex subunit 7 has translation MASASSSSAKNLFSDSKRRLAERVAVNVNNASSVARQIVRGSKSNEILMQAAKNFAYHESTVDNSIQNLKKMEIIFQHLNYQYEAIEQAGEKLEYVEEQVKAMER, from the coding sequence ATGGCATCCGCATCGAGTAGCAGCGCTAAAAATTTGTTCAGTGACTCCAAACGGCGGCTGGCCGAACGGGTCGCAGTGAATGTTAACAATGCATCGTCAGTAGCTCGTCAGATCGTGCGCGGGTCTAAATCAAACGAAATCCTAATGCAGGCAGCAAAGAATTTCGCGTATCATGAGAGTACCGTCGACAACAGCATTCAGAATCTCAAGAAGATGGAAATCATCTTCCAGCACCTGAACTACCAGTACGAGGCTATCGAGCAGGCGGGTGAAAAGTTAGAATATGTCGAGGAGCAGGTGAAAGCCATGGAAAGGTGA
- the LOC131267723 gene encoding arylsulfatase B: protein MEHMAWRQMLSGSSPVWWHRKSCTFYTTLLFIILNHLSSQIVQASENNSSNSSSSGQSPNIIFILADDMGWNDVGFHGSSQIPTPNLDALAYAGIILNGYYVNPICTPSRSALMTGKYPIHTGMQHTVLYAMEPRGLPLSETLLPEYLKNLGYTNHIVGKWHLGHYQLRYTPLQRGFDSHTGFWTGHHHMNDHTAVEHGHWGLDMRRGYDVAYDLHGQYTTHVISSESVRIVENHNTSEPLFLYVSHAAVHSANPYDFLPAPDSTVMELGKIENYARRKYAAMMVELDRTVGSLVEALKSRDMLENSIIVFSTDNGGPADGFNSNAASNWPLRGVKNTLWEGGVRGAGFIWSPLLSNVSRVSHQTMQVVDWLPTLYEAAGGNVSELPDELDGISVWNELSSGEPTGRIEILHNIDDIWGSAALRIGKWKLLKGSHYNGSWDGWYGPSGTREESAYQIDAVLNSPVGRILTAYDGMPSKKKIIHLRRAATVACGYGANMENECKPMEGVCLFDLESDPCEYNNLADEHPDIVQSLLARLLAYNSTAVPPANLEDDPRGEPQHWNYTWHNFGDELEPEVMLKNNKEVRETISLLQH, encoded by the exons ATGGAACACATGGCGTGGAGACAAATGCTCAGTGGATCGTCGCCAGTATGGTGGCACCGTAAATCGTGCACTTTTTACACCACCCTGTTGTTCATTATCCTCAATCATTTATCATCACAAATAGTGCAAGCGTCGGAAaataacagcagcaacagcagcagcagcggtcaATCACccaatataatttttattttggccGACGATATGGGCTGGAACGATGTCGGATTTCATGGATCGTCGCAGATTCCCACGCCCAACCTGGACGCACTGGCGTACGCGGGCATTATTCTCAACGGGTACTACGTCAATCCTATCTGTACGCCCTCGCGTTCGGCACTGATGACTGGGAAGTATCCGATTCATACCGGTATGCAACATACCGTACTGTACGCGATGGAACCGAGAGGATTGCCCCTGTCGGAGACACTGCTTCCCGAGTACCTGAAAAATCTGGG GTATACTAATCACATCGTCGGCAAATGGCACCTCGGGCATTATCAGCTTCGGTATACGCCTCTGCAGCGCGGGTTCGATAGCCACACGGGATTCTGGACCGGGCATCATCATATGAACGACCACACGGCCGTGGAGCATGGGCACTGGGGACTCGACATGCGCCGGGGCTATGACGTGGCGTACGATTTGCATGGACAGTACACCACGCACGTGATAAGCTCCGAGTCCGTGCGGATAGTGGAGAACCACAACACCAGTGAACCGTTGTTCCTTTACGTCTCGCATGCGGCCGTACATTCGGCGAACCCGTACGATTTCCTTCCGGCACCGGACAGCACCGTCATGGAGCTggggaaaatcgaaaactatGCCCGGCGCAAGTACGCCGCCATGATGGTCGAGTTGGATCGGACGGTGGGTAGTTTGGTCGAGGCACTGAAATCCCGCGACATGCTGGAGAACTCGATCATCGTGTTCAGCACCGATAATGGAGGGCCCGCGGACGGATTCAACAGTAATGCCGCATCCAACTGGCCCCTGAGGGGCGTCAAGAATACACTCTGGGAGGGTGGTGTGCGTGGAGCCGGCTTTATCTGGAGTCCCTTGCTGAGCAACGTGAGCCGCGTGTCACATCAAACGATGCAGGTGGTCGATTGGCTTCCAACGTTGTACGAAGCCGCTGGGGGCAATGTTAG TGAGCTGCCGGACGAGCTCGACGGTATCAGTGTATGGAACGAGCTGAGCAGTGGTGAGCCGACAGGGCGTATCGAAATACTGCACAACATAGACGACATCTGGGGCAGTGCGGCCCTAAGGATTGGCAAATGGAAGCTCCTGAAGGGTTCGCACTACAACGGCAGCTGGGACGGATGGTACGGACCGTCAGGTACTCGGGAGGAATCTGCCTACCAGATCGACGCCGTACTGAACAGTCCCGTGGGCCGTATATTGACAGCGTACGATGGTATGCcgtcgaagaaaaaaattatccatctACGGCGTGCCGCAACCGTCGCGTGTGGCTATGGGGCCAACATGGAAAACGAGTGTAAGCCTATGGAGGGTGTATGCTTGTTCGATCTGGAAAGCGATCCGTGCGAGTACAACAATCTCGCTGACGAACATCCAGACATCGTTCAGAGCCTATTGGCACGGTTGCTGGCGTACAATAGCACCGCGGTTCCACCGGCAAATCTCGAGGATGATCCACGCGGCGAGCCACAGCACTGGAACTATACGTGGCACAACTTTGGTGACGAATTAGAACCGGAAGTT